The following proteins come from a genomic window of Streptomyces liliiviolaceus:
- a CDS encoding phosphocholine-specific phospholipase C translates to MTEVNRRRFLQLAGGTAAFTALSESIAKAASIPAGYHRGTIEDVEHVVVLMQENRSFDHYFGALRGVRGFGDPHPVALDNGKSVWHQSDGTKDLLPFHPEADDLGMQFLEGLPHSWPDGHAAYNGGKYDKWVPAKGATTMAYLTREDIPFHYALADTFTVCDAYHCSFIGSTDPNRYYMWTGFTGNDGKGGGPVLGNDELGYDWTTYPERLEEAGISWKVYQDIGDGLDAAGSWGWIPDAYRGNYGDNSLLYFNKYRGAKAGDPLYDKARTGTDARKGEGYFDQLRADVVGGRLPQVSWIAAPEAFSEHSNWPSNYGAWYISQVLEALTADPKVWAKTALFITYDENDGFFDHLVPPLPPASADRGKSTVDVGPDLFPGSSKYVAGPYGLGPRVPMLVVSPWSKGGYVCSETLDHTSIVRFLERRFGVEEPNISPWRRAVCGDLTAAFDFSRKDSEPARLPDTDAYEPQDKDRHPDYKPTPPADPKLPRQERGLRPARPLRYAPWIDGSADAKAGKFTLTFASGKKAGASFHVTSGSRTDGPWTYTTEAGKSVFDTWNSAYSGGSYDLTVHGPNGFVRVFKGPGTTAGPEVTARHDGDDIELTLTNKGARTVNLKLTDGYGGRPRSFKVRPGATVKHTVDLRESRRWYDLTVVSDADASFLRRFAGHVENGRAGVSDPAIASV, encoded by the coding sequence ATGACCGAAGTGAATCGGCGCCGTTTCCTGCAACTCGCGGGCGGCACCGCGGCGTTCACCGCGCTGTCGGAGAGCATCGCCAAGGCCGCCTCGATCCCCGCGGGCTACCACCGCGGCACCATCGAGGATGTCGAGCACGTCGTCGTCCTCATGCAGGAGAACCGTTCCTTCGATCACTACTTCGGTGCGCTCAGGGGTGTCCGCGGTTTCGGCGACCCGCATCCGGTCGCGCTCGACAACGGCAAGTCCGTCTGGCACCAGTCGGACGGCACCAAGGACCTCCTGCCCTTCCACCCGGAGGCCGACGACCTCGGTATGCAGTTCCTGGAGGGCCTGCCGCACAGCTGGCCCGACGGGCACGCCGCCTACAACGGCGGCAAGTACGACAAGTGGGTCCCCGCGAAGGGTGCCACGACCATGGCGTACCTGACGCGTGAGGACATCCCGTTCCACTACGCGCTCGCCGACACCTTCACGGTCTGCGACGCGTACCACTGCTCGTTCATCGGCTCCACCGACCCGAACCGCTACTACATGTGGACGGGCTTCACCGGCAACGACGGCAAGGGCGGCGGCCCGGTCCTCGGCAACGACGAGCTGGGCTACGACTGGACGACCTACCCCGAGCGCCTGGAGGAGGCCGGGATCTCCTGGAAGGTCTACCAGGACATCGGCGACGGCCTGGACGCGGCCGGTTCCTGGGGCTGGATCCCGGACGCCTACCGCGGCAACTACGGCGACAACTCGCTCCTCTACTTCAACAAGTACCGGGGCGCCAAGGCCGGCGACCCGCTGTACGACAAGGCCCGCACCGGCACCGACGCCCGCAAGGGCGAGGGCTACTTCGACCAGCTGCGCGCCGACGTCGTGGGCGGCAGGCTGCCGCAGGTCTCCTGGATCGCCGCCCCCGAGGCGTTCTCCGAGCACTCCAACTGGCCCTCCAACTACGGCGCCTGGTACATCTCGCAGGTCCTGGAGGCGCTCACCGCCGACCCGAAGGTCTGGGCGAAGACGGCCCTGTTCATCACGTACGACGAGAACGACGGCTTCTTCGACCACCTCGTGCCGCCGCTGCCGCCGGCCTCCGCCGACCGCGGAAAGTCGACGGTCGACGTCGGCCCGGACCTCTTCCCGGGCAGCTCGAAGTACGTCGCGGGCCCCTACGGTCTCGGCCCGCGCGTGCCGATGCTCGTCGTCTCGCCCTGGAGCAAGGGCGGTTACGTCTGCTCCGAGACCCTCGACCACACCTCGATCGTCCGGTTCCTGGAGCGCCGCTTCGGGGTCGAGGAGCCCAACATCTCGCCCTGGCGCCGGGCCGTCTGCGGCGACCTGACCGCCGCGTTCGACTTCTCCCGCAAGGACAGCGAGCCGGCCCGGCTCCCGGACACCGACGCGTACGAGCCGCAGGACAAGGACCGGCACCCGGACTACAAGCCGACCCCGCCGGCCGATCCGAAGCTGCCCCGGCAGGAGCGCGGTCTGCGGCCCGCCCGCCCCCTGCGGTACGCGCCCTGGATCGATGGCTCGGCGGACGCGAAGGCCGGGAAGTTCACGCTGACCTTCGCCTCGGGCAAGAAGGCCGGCGCCTCCTTCCACGTGACCTCCGGGAGCCGTACCGACGGCCCCTGGACGTACACCACCGAGGCCGGCAAGAGCGTCTTCGACACCTGGAACTCCGCGTACTCGGGCGGCTCGTACGACCTGACCGTGCACGGGCCCAACGGCTTCGTGCGCGTCTTCAAGGGGCCCGGCACGACCGCCGGACCCGAGGTCACCGCCCGCCACGACGGGGACGACATCGAGCTGACCCTCACCAACAAGGGCGCCCGCACGGTGAACCTGAAGCTCACCGACGGCTACGGCGGCAGGCCCCGGTCCTTCAAGGTGCGGCCCGGCGCGACCGTGAAGCACACCGTGGATCTGCGGGAGAGCAGGCGCTGGTACGACCTCACCGTCGTCTCCGACGCGGACGCCTCGTTCCTGCGCCGCTTCGCCGGGCATGTCGAGAACGGCCGGGCGGGCGTCAGCGACCCGGCGATCGCGTCGGTGTAG
- a CDS encoding AfsR/SARP family transcriptional regulator, whose translation MSPENESTADAALRFSVLGPLRAWRHATELSLGPPKQRSLLALLLVQADRPVRLHRIVDALWDEDPPEHAVNVVHRHIGALRRLLEPELTRRTEARVLVSEAGGYRLNTEDEALDLLRFRRLRDAARAASAAGRPAEATGLYVRALSLWLGRTAEGLPRTAHSHTVFAGVDAEYLHAARDAADAALAAGDTSRMLPLVRQAAESDPLNECLQARLILVLAAEGMAAQALDHYQVVRSRLTSELGVDPGPELREAQIRVLRGTVAPARTSRSGDTRAADTRAAFSPEASRGAGPVAGPGAGPQAGPGAGPGTTPGVRPAQLPADLHAFTGRRAELDWMRDLLPTDGGTPAAVVISAIGGAPGVGKTTLALHWAHRNTHHFPDGQLYVNLRGYDPAGVALTPSTAICYFLEALGVPAEDIPPSLDGQSALYRSMLAGRRVLVVLDNARSAEQVRPLLPGTPTCVTVITSREQLHGLVASNGARSLRLDILTVTESIEFMAKRLGAARVAADRQAALGIAEQCGRLPLALAIVCARAEDHPSAPLADIAAELAESRDDLGVFAVGDPATDTRSVFSWSYRTLTPEAAGLFRLLWMCPPHGVSVQAVASLAGLTTAQTRPVLSELTRASLWTEPAPGLYGSHELLRTFSQELSLAEDPSEAREDARRRLFDHYLHSARGAATQLYTHREPLPLPDAAPGTQVLSFTDTDRAAKWLVREMPALEAVITRDSGHGTGAHAWRMAATLELVLDRRGRREEQIELHTTALAGAQRLGETLGEAHMHRVLGFAHVRTNDHARGAAHLERALELFTDMGDVPFTALTHRYLAFLANVRQDHREALAQYKIACSLYTSTRAYVGIASVTNEVAWTRLLLHEYEEALGDCRRAVRIAHRSGNRNIEAAAWDTMGVAHHRLGQQDEALEAFDHALTHYRALNDASLVADTLVHRGEALAVTSPQEARRAWNEALAILDVLGHAEADRLRELLEEHDEVPSRSGPVTINI comes from the coding sequence TAGTCGACGCCTTATGGGACGAGGATCCGCCGGAGCACGCGGTCAACGTCGTCCACCGGCACATCGGTGCACTGAGGAGACTGCTCGAACCGGAGCTGACCCGCAGGACCGAGGCCCGTGTCCTGGTGAGCGAGGCCGGCGGCTACCGGCTGAACACCGAGGACGAGGCACTGGACCTGCTGAGGTTCCGCAGACTGCGGGACGCGGCGCGGGCCGCCTCGGCCGCGGGGCGGCCCGCGGAAGCCACCGGTCTGTACGTCCGGGCGCTCTCCCTGTGGCTGGGACGGACCGCGGAAGGGCTTCCCCGCACGGCGCATTCCCACACGGTCTTCGCCGGAGTCGACGCCGAGTATCTGCACGCGGCCAGGGACGCCGCCGACGCGGCGCTGGCCGCGGGCGACACGTCCAGGATGCTCCCGCTGGTCAGACAGGCGGCCGAGAGCGACCCGCTGAACGAGTGTCTCCAGGCGCGGCTCATCCTCGTCCTCGCCGCCGAGGGGATGGCGGCCCAGGCCCTGGACCACTACCAGGTCGTCCGGTCCCGGCTCACGAGCGAGCTGGGTGTCGATCCCGGTCCCGAACTGCGCGAGGCCCAGATCCGCGTGCTGCGCGGCACCGTCGCGCCGGCGAGGACGTCCCGTTCCGGCGACACACGGGCCGCGGACACCCGCGCCGCGTTCTCCCCGGAGGCGAGTCGGGGGGCTGGTCCGGTGGCTGGTCCGGGCGCGGGTCCGCAGGCGGGTCCGGGCGCAGGCCCGGGGACGACCCCCGGGGTGCGCCCCGCCCAACTCCCCGCGGACCTGCACGCGTTCACCGGCAGGAGGGCCGAACTCGACTGGATGCGCGACCTGCTGCCGACCGACGGCGGCACCCCGGCCGCCGTCGTCATCAGCGCGATCGGCGGCGCGCCGGGCGTGGGAAAGACCACGCTCGCCCTGCACTGGGCCCACCGCAACACCCACCACTTTCCCGACGGACAGCTCTACGTCAACCTGCGCGGCTACGACCCGGCGGGAGTCGCGCTCACCCCGTCGACCGCGATCTGCTACTTCCTGGAAGCACTCGGCGTACCGGCCGAGGACATCCCGCCGAGCCTCGACGGCCAGTCCGCCCTGTACCGCAGCATGCTGGCCGGACGGCGCGTGCTGGTGGTCCTGGACAACGCCCGCAGCGCCGAACAGGTACGTCCTCTCCTGCCGGGGACACCGACGTGCGTCACGGTGATCACCAGCCGGGAGCAGCTGCACGGACTCGTCGCCTCCAACGGAGCGCGTTCCCTGCGCCTGGACATCCTGACGGTCACCGAATCCATCGAGTTCATGGCGAAGCGGCTGGGCGCGGCGCGCGTCGCCGCCGACCGGCAGGCGGCGCTCGGCATCGCCGAGCAGTGCGGCCGGCTGCCCCTCGCCCTGGCGATCGTGTGCGCCCGTGCGGAGGACCACCCGTCCGCGCCGCTCGCGGACATCGCCGCGGAACTGGCGGAGAGCCGCGACGACCTCGGCGTCTTCGCCGTCGGGGACCCGGCCACCGACACCCGGTCGGTCTTCTCCTGGTCGTACCGCACGCTGACCCCGGAAGCGGCCGGGCTGTTCCGGCTGCTGTGGATGTGTCCGCCCCACGGCGTCTCCGTGCAGGCCGTGGCGAGCCTCGCGGGGCTGACGACGGCACAGACACGGCCCGTGCTGTCCGAACTCACCCGGGCCAGCCTGTGGACCGAGCCCGCGCCCGGTCTCTACGGCTCGCACGAACTGCTGCGGACCTTCAGCCAGGAGCTCTCCCTGGCCGAGGACCCGTCCGAAGCCCGTGAGGACGCCCGCCGCCGGCTCTTCGACCACTACCTGCACAGCGCGCGCGGCGCGGCCACCCAGCTGTACACGCACCGCGAACCCCTCCCGCTGCCCGACGCCGCCCCCGGCACGCAGGTCCTGTCGTTCACCGACACGGACCGCGCGGCGAAGTGGCTCGTGCGGGAGATGCCGGCGCTGGAGGCGGTGATCACCCGGGACAGCGGTCACGGCACGGGCGCGCACGCCTGGCGCATGGCGGCGACCCTGGAACTCGTCCTCGACCGGCGAGGACGGCGTGAGGAGCAGATCGAGCTGCACACCACGGCACTCGCCGGCGCGCAGCGGCTCGGGGAGACCCTGGGCGAGGCCCACATGCACCGTGTGCTCGGCTTCGCCCACGTCCGGACGAACGACCACGCGCGGGGAGCCGCGCACCTGGAACGGGCGTTGGAACTGTTCACCGACATGGGAGACGTCCCCTTCACGGCACTGACCCACCGGTATCTGGCGTTCCTGGCGAACGTCCGGCAGGACCACCGCGAGGCCCTGGCGCAGTACAAGATCGCCTGTTCCCTGTACACGAGCACGCGGGCCTACGTCGGCATCGCGAGCGTCACCAACGAGGTGGCCTGGACCCGCCTGCTCCTGCACGAGTACGAGGAGGCGCTGGGGGACTGCCGCCGCGCGGTCCGTATCGCGCACCGGTCCGGGAACAGGAACATCGAGGCGGCGGCCTGGGACACCATGGGCGTCGCCCATCACCGCCTCGGACAGCAGGACGAGGCGCTGGAGGCCTTCGACCACGCGCTCACCCACTACCGCGCCCTCAACGACGCCTCGCTGGTCGCCGACACCCTCGTCCACCGGGGTGAAGCACTCGCCGTCACGTCCCCTCAGGAGGCCCGCCGGGCGTGGAACGAGGCGCTCGCGATACTCGACGTCCTCGGCCACGCCGAGGCCGACAGGCTGCGCGAGCTGCTGGAGGAACACGACGAGGTTCCCTCAAGGAGCGGGCCGGTCACCATCAACATCTGA